In a genomic window of Erinaceus europaeus chromosome 12, mEriEur2.1, whole genome shotgun sequence:
- the SAT2 gene encoding thialysine N-epsilon-acetyltransferase isoform X1: MASVSIREAKEGDCGSILRLIRELAEYEKLSDQVKISEEALIADGFGENPFYHCLVAEILPTPMESQEPHVVGYGLYYFSYSTWKGRNIYLEDIYVMPEYRGQGIGTKIIRKVAEVALDKGCTQFRLTVLDWNKNAIGLYKSLGAQDLTEAEGWHSFRFEGEAMRELAGK; encoded by the exons ATGGCTTCCGTGAGCATCCGAGAGGCCAAGGAGGGAGACTGTGGAAGCATCCTGAGACTGATTCGG GAATTAGCGGAGTACGAGAAACTGTCAGATCAAGTGAAGATCAGTGAAGaag CCCTGATAGCTGATGGCTTTGGAGAGAATCCTTTCTATCACTGTTTGGTAGCAGAGATTCTTCCCACGCCGATGGAGTCACAGG aacCCCATGTGGTGGGCTATGGGCTGTATTACTTCAGCTACAGCACTTGGAAAGGACGCAACATTTATCTAGAAGACATCTATGTCATGCCGGAATATCGGG GTCAGGGGATTGGCACCAAGATAATCAGGAAGGTGGCTGAG GTCGCCTTAGACAAGGGCTGCACCCAGTTCCGCCTGACAGTCCTGGATTGGAACAAAAACGCCATCGGTTTATACAAGAGCCTAGGAGCCCAAGATTTGACGGAAGCTGAGGGCTGGCATTCCTTTCGCTTTGAAGGAGAGGCAATGAGGGAGTTGGCAGGAAAGTGA
- the ATP1B2 gene encoding sodium/potassium-transporting ATPase subunit beta-2 produces MVIQKEKKSCGQVVEEWKEFVWNPRTHQFMGRTGTSWAFILLFYLVFYGFLTAMFTLTMWVMLQTVSDHTPKYQDRLATPGLMIRPKTENLDVVVNVSDTGSWDQYVQKLNKFLEPYNDSIQAQKNDICRPGRYYEQPDNGVLNYPKRACQFNRTQLGECSGIGDPTHYGYSTGQPCVFIKMNRVINFYAGANQSMNVTCVGKRDDDAENLGNFVMFPANGNIDLMYFPYYGKKFHVNYTQPLVAVKFLNVTPNVEVNVECRINAANIATDDDRDKFAGRVAFKLRINKT; encoded by the exons ATggtcatccagaaagagaagaagagctgCGGGCAGGTGGTTGAGGAGTGGAAGGAGTTCGTGTGGAACCCGCGGACGCACCAGTTCATGGGCCGCACCGGGACCAGCTGGG cTTTTATCCTCCTCTTCTACCTTGTCTTCTATGGCTTCCTCACAGCCATGTTCACCCTCACCATGTGGGTGATGTTGCAGACTGTTTCTGATCATACCCCTAAGTACCAGGACCGACTGGCCACACCAG GCTTGATGATTCGTCCCAAGACTGAGAACCTTGATGTCGTTGTAAATGTCAGTGACACTGGAAGCTGGGACCAGTATGTTCAGAAGCTCAACAAGTTCTTGGAAC CTTACAACGACTCCATCCAAGCCCAGAAGAATGACATTTGCCGCCCTGGGCGCTATTACGAGCAGCCAGATAACGGGGTCCTCAACTACCCGAAACGTGCCTGCCAGTTCAACCGCACCCAATTGGGCGAATGCTCTGGCATCGGGGACCCCACCCACTATGGTTACAGCACTGGTCAACCCTGTGTTTTCATCAAGATGAACCGG GTCATCAACTTCTATGCAGGAGCAAACCAGAGCATGAATGTTACCTGTGTAGGGAAG CGAGATGACGATGCTGAGAATCTTGGCAACTTTGTCATGTTCCCTGCTAACGGCAACATTGACCTGATGTACTTTCCGTACTACGGCAAAAAGTTCCAC GTGAACTACACACAACCCCTTGTGGCCGTGAAGTTCCTGAATGTGACCCCTAATGTGGAGGTGAACGTGGAGTGCCGCATCAACGCTGCCAACATTGCCACAGACGATGATCGAGACAAGTTCGCTGGTCGTGTGGCCTTCAAACTCCGAATCAACAAAACCTGA
- the SHBG gene encoding sex hormone-binding globulin isoform X1, with translation MESRGPLVTSHLLPLLLLLLLPHNHHRWALGQIPSTQSQPTPAIHLSNGPGPEPVTIITFEIARIRKTSSSFELRTWDPEGVILYGNRNSDNDWFMLGLRNGRAEIQMHNYRAQVTVSAGPQLNDGKWHQIVLKSHEDTLLLKVDGEEVLCLRQVFGPMTNKSETILNIALGGLLFPTSSLRLPLAPALDGCLRRGSWLDPQAQMSVSTHASLRSCAVESRPGIFFPPGTHAEFSLYDIPQPSTKPWSFSLDLELRLAAGTGNLLTLGTLSNSSWLSLYLQDQKVVLSSGSEANLDLPLVLGLPLHLKLDESSVVLSQGQEKTLALPPSGPGSFLNLWVHPQGRLFLGALPGEVSSASFCLDSLWVQGQQLDMDQALGRSQDLWTHSCPVNSSNNTGTAH, from the exons ATGGAGAGCAGAGGCCCACTGGTCACATCTCATCTGTTGCCTCTgttgctcctgctgctgctgcctcaCAACCACCACAGATgggccctgggacagattccctcCACCCAG AGCCAGCCGACTCCTGCTATTCACCTCAGCAATGGCCCAGGACCAGAGCCTGTTACCATCATAACTTTTGAAATCGCCAGGATCAGAAA AACCTCCTCTTCCTTTGAGCTTCGAACTTGGGATCCTGAGGGTGTGATTCTTTATGGTAATCGCAACTCAGACAATGACTGGTTTATGCTGGGACTTCGTAATGGCAGGGCTGAGATCCAAATGCACAATTACAGGGCCCAGGTTACAGTGAGTGCTGGACCCCAGCTGAATGACGGCAAGTGGCATCAG ATAGTGTTGAAGAGCCATGAGGACACATTGCTGCtgaaggtggatggggaggagGTGCTTTGCCTGAGACAGGTCTTTGGGCCTATGACCAATAAATCGGAGACCATCCTGAATATTGCGCTGGGGGGACTGCTGTTCCCTACCTCTAGCCTCCGTTTGCCG CTGGCCCCTGCCCTGGATGGCTGTCTGCGCAGAGGCAGTTGGTTGGACCCCCAGGCCCAGATGTCAGTCTCCACGCACGCTAGCCTCAGAAGCTGTGCTGTAGAGTCTCGGCCTGGGATATTCTTCCCTCCGGGGACGCACGCAGAATTCAGTCTTTATG ACATTCCGCAGCCTAGTACAAAGCCCTGGTCCTTCTCTCTGGATCTGGAACTCCGGCTGGCAGCAGGCACCGGTAACCTCCTTACCCTGGGGACTCTGAGCAACTCTTCTTGGCTTAGCCTCTACCTCCAAGATCAA AAGGTGGTGCTATCTTCTGGATCAGAAGCCAATCTAGATCTGCCCCTGGTCTTGGGACTTCCTCTTCACCTGAAACTGGATGAGTCCAGCGTGGTCCTGAGTCAGGGGCAGGAGAAGACCCTTGCTCTGCCTCCCTCAGGACCTGGCTCCTTCCTCAACCTTTGGGTGCACCCACAGGGGCGTCTCTTCCTGGGAGCTTTGCCAG GAGAGGTCTCTTCTGCCTCCTTTTGTTTGGACAGCCTTTGGGTACAAGGCCAGCAACTGGACATGGACCAGGCCCTGGGCAGAAGTCAAGACCTCTGGACTCACAGTTGTCCTGTCAATTCAAGCAATAACACTGGCACTGCACATTGA
- the SAT2 gene encoding thialysine N-epsilon-acetyltransferase isoform X2 encodes MASELAEYEKLSDQVKISEEALIADGFGENPFYHCLVAEILPTPMESQEPHVVGYGLYYFSYSTWKGRNIYLEDIYVMPEYRGQGIGTKIIRKVAEVALDKGCTQFRLTVLDWNKNAIGLYKSLGAQDLTEAEGWHSFRFEGEAMRELAGK; translated from the exons ATGGCTTCC GAATTAGCGGAGTACGAGAAACTGTCAGATCAAGTGAAGATCAGTGAAGaag CCCTGATAGCTGATGGCTTTGGAGAGAATCCTTTCTATCACTGTTTGGTAGCAGAGATTCTTCCCACGCCGATGGAGTCACAGG aacCCCATGTGGTGGGCTATGGGCTGTATTACTTCAGCTACAGCACTTGGAAAGGACGCAACATTTATCTAGAAGACATCTATGTCATGCCGGAATATCGGG GTCAGGGGATTGGCACCAAGATAATCAGGAAGGTGGCTGAG GTCGCCTTAGACAAGGGCTGCACCCAGTTCCGCCTGACAGTCCTGGATTGGAACAAAAACGCCATCGGTTTATACAAGAGCCTAGGAGCCCAAGATTTGACGGAAGCTGAGGGCTGGCATTCCTTTCGCTTTGAAGGAGAGGCAATGAGGGAGTTGGCAGGAAAGTGA
- the SAT2 gene encoding thialysine N-epsilon-acetyltransferase isoform X3, translating into MASVSIREAKEGDCGSILRLIRELAEYEKLSDQVKISEEALIADGFGENPFYHCLVAEILPTPMESQGQGIGTKIIRKVAEVALDKGCTQFRLTVLDWNKNAIGLYKSLGAQDLTEAEGWHSFRFEGEAMRELAGK; encoded by the exons ATGGCTTCCGTGAGCATCCGAGAGGCCAAGGAGGGAGACTGTGGAAGCATCCTGAGACTGATTCGG GAATTAGCGGAGTACGAGAAACTGTCAGATCAAGTGAAGATCAGTGAAGaag CCCTGATAGCTGATGGCTTTGGAGAGAATCCTTTCTATCACTGTTTGGTAGCAGAGATTCTTCCCACGCCGATGGAGTCACAGG GTCAGGGGATTGGCACCAAGATAATCAGGAAGGTGGCTGAG GTCGCCTTAGACAAGGGCTGCACCCAGTTCCGCCTGACAGTCCTGGATTGGAACAAAAACGCCATCGGTTTATACAAGAGCCTAGGAGCCCAAGATTTGACGGAAGCTGAGGGCTGGCATTCCTTTCGCTTTGAAGGAGAGGCAATGAGGGAGTTGGCAGGAAAGTGA
- the SHBG gene encoding sex hormone-binding globulin isoform X2 — MESRGPLVTSHLLPLLLLLLLPHNHHRWALGQIPSTQSQPTPAIHLSNGPGPEPVTIITFEIARIRKTSSSFELRTWDPEGVILYGNRNSDNDWFMLGLRNGRAEIQMHNYRAQVTVSAGPQLNDGKWHQIVLKSHEDTLLLKVDGEEVLCLRQVFGPMTNKSETILNIALGGLLFPTSSLRLPLAPALDGCLRRGSWLDPQAQMSVSTHASLRSCAVESRPGIFFPPGTHAEFSLYDIPQPSTKPWSFSLDLELRLAAGTGNLLTLGTLSNSSWLSLYLQDQVVLSSGSEANLDLPLVLGLPLHLKLDESSVVLSQGQEKTLALPPSGPGSFLNLWVHPQGRLFLGALPGEVSSASFCLDSLWVQGQQLDMDQALGRSQDLWTHSCPVNSSNNTGTAH, encoded by the exons ATGGAGAGCAGAGGCCCACTGGTCACATCTCATCTGTTGCCTCTgttgctcctgctgctgctgcctcaCAACCACCACAGATgggccctgggacagattccctcCACCCAG AGCCAGCCGACTCCTGCTATTCACCTCAGCAATGGCCCAGGACCAGAGCCTGTTACCATCATAACTTTTGAAATCGCCAGGATCAGAAA AACCTCCTCTTCCTTTGAGCTTCGAACTTGGGATCCTGAGGGTGTGATTCTTTATGGTAATCGCAACTCAGACAATGACTGGTTTATGCTGGGACTTCGTAATGGCAGGGCTGAGATCCAAATGCACAATTACAGGGCCCAGGTTACAGTGAGTGCTGGACCCCAGCTGAATGACGGCAAGTGGCATCAG ATAGTGTTGAAGAGCCATGAGGACACATTGCTGCtgaaggtggatggggaggagGTGCTTTGCCTGAGACAGGTCTTTGGGCCTATGACCAATAAATCGGAGACCATCCTGAATATTGCGCTGGGGGGACTGCTGTTCCCTACCTCTAGCCTCCGTTTGCCG CTGGCCCCTGCCCTGGATGGCTGTCTGCGCAGAGGCAGTTGGTTGGACCCCCAGGCCCAGATGTCAGTCTCCACGCACGCTAGCCTCAGAAGCTGTGCTGTAGAGTCTCGGCCTGGGATATTCTTCCCTCCGGGGACGCACGCAGAATTCAGTCTTTATG ACATTCCGCAGCCTAGTACAAAGCCCTGGTCCTTCTCTCTGGATCTGGAACTCCGGCTGGCAGCAGGCACCGGTAACCTCCTTACCCTGGGGACTCTGAGCAACTCTTCTTGGCTTAGCCTCTACCTCCAAGATCAA GTGGTGCTATCTTCTGGATCAGAAGCCAATCTAGATCTGCCCCTGGTCTTGGGACTTCCTCTTCACCTGAAACTGGATGAGTCCAGCGTGGTCCTGAGTCAGGGGCAGGAGAAGACCCTTGCTCTGCCTCCCTCAGGACCTGGCTCCTTCCTCAACCTTTGGGTGCACCCACAGGGGCGTCTCTTCCTGGGAGCTTTGCCAG GAGAGGTCTCTTCTGCCTCCTTTTGTTTGGACAGCCTTTGGGTACAAGGCCAGCAACTGGACATGGACCAGGCCCTGGGCAGAAGTCAAGACCTCTGGACTCACAGTTGTCCTGTCAATTCAAGCAATAACACTGGCACTGCACATTGA